Proteins encoded within one genomic window of Oncorhynchus mykiss isolate Arlee chromosome 27, USDA_OmykA_1.1, whole genome shotgun sequence:
- the LOC110507993 gene encoding sodium- and chloride-dependent GABA transporter 2, with protein sequence MSLNRVLSGLSNLLKDCSRPNSTVAVGMCLSESMSTFQTPAASVTLAELGIDTSLQNTMDGQAYGRDGTKVKAWIEGEKRKDDDLGQKEMLVMVKEGCAVKEGSAKVKMEERGHWGSKTEFLLAVAGNVVGLGNVWRFPYLCYKNGGGAFLVPYLVFVMTCGVPLFLLETAMGQYTQEGGITCWKRLCPLAEGIGYAGQLILLYSCMCYIIILAWALFYLVFSFSAQLPWASCTNPWNTDDCVDFSSQNRTFNWTGQMNSTSAATEFWERRVLAISGGIEEVGSVRWEVLLCLIVMWVICYFCIWKGVKSTGKVVYFTATFPYAMLLVLLIRGLTLPGALQGVLFYLYPEPDRLSDPQVWMEAGSQIFFSYSVGVGSLTVLGSYNTYNNNCYKDCLWLCLLNSGTSVVAGFAVFSVLGFMAHEQGVPIEEVAESGPGLAFIAYPQAVAMMPLPQMWAACFFIMIILLGLDTQFVAMEVVMTSVSDLFPTVLRRTGRRELFLLFFCLTCFFFQLIMVTEGGMYVFQLFDYYACNGTCLLFLSVFESLAMGWIFGAERMYGVIEDMTGMRPNPVFKLCWLYLTPLVSLVSFICSLVEYQPLTFNRWYVYPGWVYVLGWLLALSSIVLVPGWALLQICIGTGSLRERFLHLCRPDNDLPLTRKRKAVLWSRDGGTLMTAAGESTDN encoded by the exons ATGTCTTTAAATAGGGTCCTTTCAGGCCTCAGTAACTTATTGAAGGATTGTAGTCGTCCAAACTCAACGGTAGCAGTTGGAATGTGTCTGTCTGAGTCAATGAGTACATTTCAGACTCCTGCTGCTTCAGTCACGCTGGCTGAACTTGGGATAGATACCAGCCTTCAGAACACAATGGACGGACAGGCATATGGGAGAGATGGAACAAAAGTAAAAGCATGGATAGAGGGCGAAAAAAGAAAGGATGacgacctgggtcagaaggaaaTGTTGGTGATGGTGAAGGAAGGATGTGCAGTGAAGGAGGGATCAGCGAAGGTGAAAATGGAGGAGAGAGGTCACTGGGGCAGCAAGACGGAATTTCTTCTGGCCGTAGCAGGGAACGTGGTGGGACTAGGTAACGTGTGGAGATTCCCCTACCTCTGCTACAAAAATGGTGGAG GGGCGTTCCTGGTGCCGTACCTGGTGTTTGTGATGACCTGCGGGGTGCCCTTGTTCCTGCTGGAGACGGCCATGGGACAGTACACTCAGGAGGGGGGTATCACCTGCTGGAAGAGGCTGTGCCCTCTGGCCGAGG GTATCGGCTATGCAGGGCAGTTGATCCTCCTCTACAGCTGTATGTGTTACATCATCATTTTGGCCTGGGCTCTGTTCTACCTGGTCTTCTCCTTCAGCGCTCAGCTCCCCTGGGCAAGCTGCACCAACCCCTGGAACACTG ATGACTGTGTTGACTTCTCCTCTCAAAACCGTACTTTCAATTGGACTGGACAGATGAACTCAACCTCTGCAGCGACTGAATTCTGGGA gCGTCGTGTGCTGGCCATCTCGGGGGGTATAGAGGAGGTGGGCAGTGTCAGGTGGGAGGTGCTGCTCTGTCTCATCGTCATGTGGGTCATCTGCTACTTCTGCATCTGGAAAGGGGTCAAGTCAACaggcaag GTTGTATATTTCACTGCTACCTTCCCCTACGCGATGCTGCTGGTACTACTGATCAGAGGCCTGACTCTGCCAGGGGCCCTGCAGGGGGTCCTGTTCTACCTCTACCCTGAACCAGACCGGCTCTCTGACCCCCAGGTGTGGATGGAGGCCGGCTCCCAGATCTTCTTCTCCTACAGTGTGGGAGTGGGCTCCTTAACCGTGCTGGGCTCCTACAATacctacaacaacaactgctacAA AGACTGCCTGTGGCTGTGCTTGCTGAACAGCGGCACCAGCGTGGTTGCTGGGTTCGCAGTCTTCTCAGTCCTGGGGTTCATGGCTCATGAACAGGGCGTCCCCATTGAGGAGGTGGCGGAGTCAG gtcctgggctggcgttcATAGCGTACCCCCAGGCAGTAGCCATGATGCCCCTGCCTCAGATGTGGGCTGCTTGTTTCTTCATCATGATCATTCTACTGGGTCTGGATACACAG TTTGTTGCCATGGAGGTGGTGATGACGTCAGTATCAGACCTGTTTCCCACAGTGCTGCGGAGGACTGGGCGCAGGgagctcttcctcctcttcttctgtcTCACCTGCTTCTTCTTCCAACTCATCATGGTCACAgag GGTGGGATGTATGTGTTCCAGCTGTTTGACTACTATGCCTGTAACGGAACATGTTTGCTCTTCCTCTCTGTGTTCGAGTCCCTGGCCATGGGATGGATATTTG GTGCAGAGCGTATGTATGGCGTAATAGAGGACATGACAGGGATGAGGCCTAACCCCGTCTTCAAGCTCTGCTGGCTCTACCTGACCCCTCTGGTTTCCCTG GTGTCGTTCATCTGCTCTCTGGTGGAGTACCAGCCCCTGACCTTCAACCGCTGGTATGTGTACCCAGGATGGGTGTATGTTCTGGGCTGGCTGTTGGCCCTCTCCTCCATCGTCCTGGTCCCCGGGTGGGCCCTGCTGCAGATCTGCATCGGGACAGGCAGCCTTAGAGAG CGTTTCCTCCACTTGTGTCGGCCAGACAATGACCTCCCGTTGACCCGGAAGAGAAAGGCTGTCCTCTGGAGCAGAGATGGAGGTACACTCATGACTGCAGCAGGGGAAAGCACAGACAACTGA